In Microbacterium sp. 1.5R, the following are encoded in one genomic region:
- a CDS encoding WXG100 family type VII secretion target, whose protein sequence is MADVISAEEGALRRGAQAVRETKSGIDQQTKKVRGEIEQLRGFWTGAAAVSFTTLMSRWDEQARQLNEVLVTLEDALAGTERDQAATEEAHQQTISGLGSMMGA, encoded by the coding sequence ATGGCTGATGTCATCTCCGCAGAAGAAGGGGCTCTGCGTCGCGGAGCCCAGGCGGTGCGGGAGACCAAGTCCGGGATCGACCAGCAGACCAAGAAGGTCCGCGGTGAGATCGAGCAGCTGCGTGGTTTCTGGACCGGTGCGGCTGCTGTGTCGTTCACGACGCTGATGTCGCGCTGGGACGAGCAGGCGCGTCAGCTGAACGAGGTCCTCGTGACGCTCGAGGATGCTCTTGCGGGCACCGAGCGTGACCAGGCTGCGACCGAAGAAGCTCACCAGCAGACCATCTCGGGCCTCGGCTCGATGATGGGCGCCTGA
- the eccCa gene encoding type VII secretion protein EccCa: protein MTGPRLAPPRVPSGKLPVQAPPELQPNDGGMGILGSLLPMLGSVGAIVMVTMSNQSVTGLLTGGMFLLSSLGFVAVNGWRQRSQRQAATLGSRREYLAYLTELRQTVRVAARQQRRAANWHLPAPSALPYIAEERTRVWERGMNDPDFLTVRVGTSDQPLCISLEAPELPPLAQLDPVAASAAHRFMLTHEIQKNLSLGITLRDYARVEITGDETESRGLARAILLHLATMHDPDTVQVVIAADAAVLPQWEWAKWMPHTHSRTVRDGLGAARMIGSQLSELEEMLPAEVRERSRFARDGSGAKVPHIVILTDGVSTSFNDALVSGDGVQGVTVIDLPSRWGDLDDPNALRIAFEPGDKGRRAELVSLQVPARPFEADSISIVEAEATARRLIALYAGGTTVAKKKSATDQAELVELLGLPDVRDLDLDAAWAPRLERDRLRVPIGQTEDGSPLILDIKESAQQGMGPHGLIIGATGSGKSEVLRTLVLALAMTHSPEQLNFVLVDFKGGATFAGMADMPHVSAIITNLGEEISLVDRMQDALQGEMVRRQELLRATGPFANVADYEKARRGGRTDLAPLPALLIVADEFSELLSAKPEFVDTFVNIGRLGRSLQVHLLLSSQRLEEGKLRGLDTHLSYRIGLRTFSAAESRTVLGVPDAYHLPTQPGAGILKSDTETMTQFRAAYVSGPPPRRRRRAASGSAQSTGSTAVELFTAAPVWRAETPVDEPEVVVDAEPEEKRNTFEIAVETMSGRGPAAHQVWLPPLETPATLDQLFGDLVEDPALGLISPRWRGAGALTVPLGIVDVPLEQRRENLAISLGGAAGHMAIVGAPLSGKSTLARTTLVALALTHTPQEVQFFVIDFGGGSFTGLQRFTHISGVATRSEPDIVRRTVAEVTGLLNAREVYFRQNGIDSIDTYRQRRAQGLADDGYGDIFLLVDGWGTLRAEFEMLEPQIQAIAARGLTYGVHIVITASRWMEVRANIKDLIGTRIELRLGDPTDSEVNRKAAENVTSIPGRGLNENGLQMLTALPRIDGVDDASSLADGIDDLVTRVASAWHGPAGPKLRLLPSRISHADLRAVAAAASTDGSEPREILLGIDEANLAPFSIDPLEEPLLYLYGDADSGKSSMLRGVVHEITRLYGPTEAKIFVVDYRRALLGEIPQEYLGAYLTSHEMTEGGMSELAQFFQSRIPGADVTPDQLRSRSWWKGAEGFVLIDDYDLVATSQGNPVAVLAPLLAQAADLGLHVILTRRTGGASRAAYDPIIQRMTDLGATGILLSGNPEEGQLIGKVKAIPAIPGRAQIVSRDRGLVAAQLLWVPPSYQ, encoded by the coding sequence ATGACAGGACCCCGTCTCGCGCCGCCCCGAGTCCCCTCCGGAAAGCTCCCCGTCCAGGCGCCGCCCGAGCTGCAGCCCAATGACGGCGGTATGGGAATCCTCGGATCCCTTCTGCCGATGCTGGGCAGCGTGGGCGCGATCGTCATGGTCACGATGTCGAACCAGTCGGTGACCGGACTGCTCACCGGCGGGATGTTCCTGCTGTCGTCGCTCGGCTTCGTGGCGGTGAACGGATGGCGTCAGCGATCCCAGCGGCAGGCCGCGACGCTCGGCTCGCGCCGTGAGTATCTCGCCTACCTGACCGAGCTGCGTCAGACCGTGCGGGTCGCGGCTCGCCAGCAGCGCCGTGCCGCGAACTGGCACCTCCCCGCACCGTCGGCGCTGCCGTACATCGCCGAAGAGCGCACCAGGGTGTGGGAACGCGGGATGAACGATCCCGACTTCCTGACGGTACGTGTCGGCACGAGCGACCAGCCGCTGTGCATCTCGCTCGAGGCACCGGAGCTGCCGCCGCTCGCCCAGCTCGACCCGGTCGCCGCCTCTGCCGCGCACCGCTTCATGCTGACGCACGAGATCCAGAAGAACCTCTCGCTCGGCATCACGCTGCGCGACTACGCCCGTGTCGAGATCACGGGAGACGAGACCGAGTCCCGCGGCCTCGCGCGCGCCATCCTGCTGCACCTCGCGACGATGCACGATCCCGACACGGTGCAGGTCGTCATCGCGGCGGACGCGGCGGTGCTCCCGCAGTGGGAGTGGGCGAAGTGGATGCCGCACACGCACTCGCGCACGGTCAGGGACGGGCTCGGCGCTGCGCGCATGATCGGCTCTCAGCTGTCGGAGCTCGAGGAGATGCTTCCGGCCGAGGTCAGGGAGCGGTCGCGTTTCGCGCGTGACGGATCCGGTGCCAAGGTGCCGCACATCGTCATCCTGACCGATGGGGTCAGCACCTCCTTCAACGACGCGCTCGTCAGCGGCGACGGCGTGCAGGGTGTGACCGTGATCGACCTCCCCTCACGGTGGGGCGATCTCGACGATCCGAACGCCCTGCGCATCGCGTTCGAGCCGGGGGACAAGGGTCGCCGAGCCGAGCTGGTCAGCCTGCAGGTTCCCGCGCGTCCGTTCGAAGCAGACTCGATCAGCATCGTCGAGGCCGAGGCGACAGCGCGTCGACTCATCGCCCTCTACGCGGGTGGCACGACCGTCGCGAAGAAGAAGAGCGCGACCGATCAGGCGGAGCTCGTCGAGCTGCTCGGCCTTCCCGACGTCCGCGATCTCGATCTCGATGCCGCGTGGGCTCCGCGTCTCGAGCGCGACCGTCTCCGGGTGCCCATCGGGCAGACCGAAGACGGCAGCCCTCTGATCCTCGACATCAAGGAATCGGCCCAGCAGGGCATGGGCCCGCACGGCCTCATCATCGGTGCGACGGGTTCGGGCAAGTCCGAGGTCCTCCGCACGCTCGTGCTCGCGCTGGCGATGACGCATTCTCCCGAGCAGCTCAACTTCGTGCTGGTCGACTTCAAGGGTGGTGCCACCTTCGCCGGTATGGCGGACATGCCCCACGTCTCGGCGATCATCACGAACCTCGGCGAGGAGATCTCGCTGGTCGATCGTATGCAGGATGCGCTGCAGGGCGAGATGGTCCGCCGTCAGGAGCTGCTGCGGGCGACGGGGCCCTTCGCCAACGTCGCAGACTACGAGAAGGCCCGCCGTGGCGGACGAACGGACCTCGCTCCGCTTCCCGCTCTGCTCATCGTCGCCGACGAGTTCTCGGAGCTGCTGTCGGCGAAGCCGGAGTTCGTCGACACGTTCGTCAACATCGGTCGCCTCGGACGTTCGCTCCAGGTGCACCTGCTGCTCTCCTCGCAGCGCCTGGAAGAGGGCAAGCTGCGCGGTCTCGACACGCACCTGTCGTACCGGATCGGCCTCCGCACGTTCTCGGCCGCCGAGTCGCGCACCGTGCTCGGAGTTCCTGACGCGTACCACCTGCCCACTCAGCCCGGTGCCGGAATCCTGAAGTCCGACACCGAGACCATGACGCAGTTCCGCGCCGCCTATGTGTCCGGGCCCCCGCCCCGCCGTCGGCGCCGCGCGGCATCGGGCTCTGCGCAGAGCACCGGGTCGACAGCGGTCGAGCTCTTCACCGCAGCACCCGTGTGGCGGGCCGAGACGCCCGTCGACGAGCCTGAGGTCGTCGTCGACGCCGAGCCCGAGGAGAAGCGCAACACGTTCGAGATCGCCGTCGAGACGATGAGTGGCCGAGGACCGGCCGCCCACCAGGTGTGGCTCCCGCCGCTCGAGACGCCCGCGACGCTCGACCAGCTGTTCGGCGACCTCGTCGAAGACCCCGCCCTCGGTCTCATCTCCCCGCGCTGGCGGGGCGCCGGCGCACTCACCGTGCCGCTGGGAATCGTCGACGTGCCGCTCGAACAGCGACGCGAGAACCTCGCGATCTCGCTCGGAGGGGCGGCCGGTCACATGGCGATCGTGGGCGCTCCGCTCAGCGGCAAGAGCACCCTCGCCCGCACCACGTTGGTCGCGCTGGCGCTCACGCACACTCCGCAGGAGGTGCAGTTCTTCGTCATCGACTTCGGCGGCGGCAGCTTCACCGGCCTGCAGCGGTTCACGCACATCAGCGGGGTGGCCACGCGTTCGGAACCCGACATCGTGCGTCGCACGGTGGCCGAGGTCACGGGCCTGCTCAACGCCCGCGAGGTGTACTTCCGTCAGAACGGCATCGACTCGATCGACACCTACCGCCAGCGCCGCGCCCAGGGACTCGCCGACGACGGCTACGGCGACATCTTCCTCCTGGTCGACGGCTGGGGAACCCTGCGTGCCGAGTTCGAGATGCTCGAACCCCAGATCCAGGCGATCGCCGCGCGCGGCCTCACCTACGGTGTGCACATCGTCATCACGGCGTCGCGCTGGATGGAGGTCCGAGCCAACATCAAGGACCTCATCGGCACCCGCATCGAGCTGCGCCTCGGCGATCCGACCGACTCCGAGGTCAACCGCAAGGCCGCCGAGAACGTCACGTCGATCCCGGGCCGCGGACTCAACGAGAACGGCCTGCAGATGCTGACCGCACTGCCGCGCATCGACGGTGTCGATGACGCCTCCTCGCTGGCCGACGGCATCGACGACCTGGTCACCCGGGTGGCATCAGCGTGGCACGGCCCCGCGGGTCCGAAGCTTCGTCTGCTGCCGTCGCGCATCAGCCACGCCGATCTGCGAGCGGTCGCCGCCGCCGCTTCGACCGACGGCTCGGAACCCCGCGAGATCCTGCTGGGAATCGACGAGGCCAACCTCGCCCCGTTCTCGATCGATCCGCTCGAAGAGCCTCTGCTCTACCTCTACGGCGACGCCGACTCGGGCAAGTCGTCGATGCTCCGTGGCGTCGTGCATGAGATCACGCGTCTCTACGGCCCGACGGAGGCGAAGATCTTCGTCGTCGACTATCGCCGAGCGCTGCTGGGCGAGATCCCGCAGGAGTATCTCGGCGCCTACCTCACGTCGCACGAGATGACCGAGGGCGGGATGAGCGAGCTCGCGCAGTTCTTCCAGAGCCGCATCCCCGGCGCCGATGTCACGCCCGACCAGCTGCGCTCCCGGTCGTGGTGGAAGGGCGCCGAAGGTTTCGTGCTGATCGACGACTACGACCTCGTGGCGACGTCGCAGGGCAATCCGGTCGCTGTGCTCGCACCTCTGCTCGCGCAGGCCGCCGACCTCGGGCTCCACGTGATCCTCACGCGTCGCACCGGCGGAGCCAGCCGCGCGGCCTACGATCCGATCATCCAGCGGATGACCGACCTGGGCGCCACCGGCATCCTGCTCTCGGGAAACCCCGAGGAGGGTCAGCTGATCGGCAAGGTCAAGGCGATCCCGGCCATTCCGGGGCGTGCCCAGATCGTCAGCCGAGACCGCGGGCTGGTCGCCGCCCAGCTGCTGTGGGTGCCGCCGAGCTACCAGTAG
- a CDS encoding FHA domain-containing protein: MSGNGEPQSWPGGGAIPPVQPGPGQLGEVPALPPALIAAAPGVDGAPLRSASAPPSPTPIVSTRARARRPEDGLGPAFVGSPAGTGARIAAFTLDSAAVILAASIVLITTRSMLLAGLTVAELAIFLCVLEARTGLTLGNAVLRLRASRGDRPYSPGVGRQFVRGIITGAGFLVAVGSWVVVASSAWDRGGRRQSWADRVAGTVVVAVPPRAPADAPQEVTVAEVATPLAPPQVVPLGAHPSVVDEDSEPTDARAASHRTEKPAPAAQGDDKPLFTVAPAAAQHSDAPTPASESGALLLIFDTGQRVQLGLPLAANIGRAPVASVHDDRLVTVTDPDSSVSKTHLRLEHSRGRTWVTDFGSTNGSDIRSDDGQTTELVAGERVLLDDADRVRIGNRSFTISLLLATDSSAGERA; encoded by the coding sequence ATGAGCGGGAACGGTGAACCACAGTCCTGGCCGGGCGGTGGAGCGATCCCGCCCGTCCAGCCCGGACCCGGCCAGCTCGGGGAGGTCCCTGCGCTCCCGCCGGCGCTGATCGCCGCGGCCCCCGGTGTCGACGGCGCGCCCCTCCGGTCCGCATCCGCGCCTCCCAGCCCCACTCCGATCGTCTCGACACGCGCCAGGGCGAGACGACCCGAAGACGGGCTCGGTCCGGCTTTCGTCGGCTCGCCCGCGGGAACCGGGGCGCGGATCGCCGCCTTCACGCTCGACAGCGCCGCCGTCATCCTCGCCGCGTCCATCGTCCTCATCACCACTCGCAGCATGCTGCTGGCCGGCCTCACGGTCGCCGAGCTCGCGATCTTCCTGTGCGTGCTCGAAGCGCGCACAGGACTCACCCTGGGCAACGCCGTGCTGCGTCTGCGCGCGTCTCGCGGCGACCGGCCGTACTCGCCCGGCGTGGGGCGCCAGTTCGTGCGGGGGATCATCACCGGCGCCGGCTTCCTCGTCGCGGTCGGCAGCTGGGTCGTCGTCGCCTCGAGCGCATGGGACCGTGGCGGACGTCGTCAATCGTGGGCCGATCGCGTGGCCGGCACGGTCGTCGTCGCCGTCCCGCCTCGGGCGCCCGCCGATGCGCCGCAGGAGGTGACGGTCGCCGAGGTCGCCACTCCGCTCGCTCCTCCGCAGGTCGTGCCTCTCGGTGCCCATCCGTCCGTCGTCGACGAGGACTCCGAGCCCACCGACGCCCGCGCGGCCTCGCACCGCACCGAGAAGCCCGCCCCCGCGGCCCAGGGTGACGACAAGCCGCTCTTCACCGTCGCCCCGGCGGCTGCGCAGCATTCCGATGCTCCGACTCCGGCATCCGAATCCGGGGCGCTGCTCCTGATCTTCGACACCGGCCAGCGCGTGCAGCTGGGGCTCCCTCTGGCGGCGAACATCGGTCGCGCGCCGGTGGCGAGTGTGCACGACGATCGGCTGGTGACCGTGACCGACCCCGACTCCTCGGTGTCGAAGACGCACCTCCGGCTCGAGCACTCGCGCGGCAGAACCTGGGTGACCGATTTCGGCTCCACCAACGGGTCCGACATCCGATCCGACGACGGGCAGACGACCGAGCTCGTCGCCGGCGAGCGCGTTCTGCTCGACGATGCCGACCGGGTGCGCATCGGCAATCGCAGCTTCACCATCAGCCTCCTGCTGGCCACCGACAGCAGCGCCGGAGAGAGAGCATGA
- the eccD gene encoding type VII secretion integral membrane protein EccD, with protein MTQSSATAGTVLRLSVVSDDRRLDVGVPSQVPLVEIIPGFARSLGVLDPTLTHGGYSLQRADGTPLDPARGAAAQGVHDGELLTLVRGGLMQEPRVYDDVVEAVIDATAEQHGSWTPADSSRTALFVSLTFLALCALLLVATPPTSLLPAIIAGSGAIVLSVAAAVLMRLRQPEAGHALGLTAAAYGGLAGFLAVPVQSIWGWPLAAMGLGLVIVGGLGLAVTQEKPEIHLVPIALGASIGITATTAAIFGDALAPYAIMLATTALLANGIPWLALSSTRIRVISPQSDADMFAAPEPIDADEVKRRAAAGTRTLIALRAALGLAALIATPLVAGSGVFGALLCVLAFVGMMFQSRQIHARLGVLVLMAIGAIGLAVTGVTVALALPDVRTWMLLILVVATVILVGLTLLTPKARLRLTRLGDTVEVIALALLLPLGVTTAGLI; from the coding sequence ATGACTCAGAGCAGCGCAACGGCAGGCACCGTGCTGCGGCTTTCCGTCGTCAGCGACGACCGTCGGCTCGACGTCGGCGTGCCGTCGCAGGTCCCGCTAGTCGAGATCATCCCCGGGTTCGCCCGGAGTCTCGGCGTGCTCGACCCGACCCTCACCCACGGCGGCTACTCGTTGCAGCGAGCCGATGGCACACCGCTGGACCCGGCACGCGGCGCGGCGGCGCAGGGGGTGCACGACGGAGAGCTGCTCACTCTCGTCCGCGGCGGCCTCATGCAGGAGCCGCGCGTCTACGACGACGTCGTCGAAGCGGTGATCGACGCGACGGCAGAGCAGCACGGCTCCTGGACGCCCGCGGACAGCTCGCGCACGGCGCTCTTCGTCAGCCTCACCTTCCTCGCCCTCTGCGCGCTGCTGCTCGTCGCCACACCGCCGACGTCCCTCCTGCCCGCGATCATCGCGGGCTCGGGAGCCATCGTCCTCAGCGTCGCGGCCGCCGTGCTCATGCGTCTCCGTCAGCCGGAAGCCGGACACGCCCTGGGACTCACCGCCGCAGCCTACGGAGGGCTCGCGGGTTTCCTCGCCGTTCCCGTGCAGAGCATCTGGGGCTGGCCGCTCGCGGCCATGGGACTGGGTCTCGTCATCGTCGGCGGCCTCGGCCTCGCCGTCACCCAGGAGAAGCCCGAGATCCATCTCGTGCCGATCGCGCTCGGCGCCTCGATCGGCATCACCGCGACGACCGCCGCGATCTTCGGCGATGCGCTCGCTCCCTACGCGATCATGCTCGCCACGACCGCACTGCTCGCGAACGGCATCCCGTGGCTCGCTCTCAGCTCGACGCGCATCAGAGTCATCTCCCCTCAGAGCGACGCCGACATGTTCGCCGCACCCGAGCCCATCGATGCCGACGAGGTCAAGCGCCGCGCCGCCGCGGGGACGCGCACTCTCATCGCACTGCGCGCTGCGCTGGGCCTCGCGGCGCTGATCGCGACCCCTCTGGTCGCCGGGAGCGGCGTCTTCGGCGCTCTGCTCTGCGTGCTCGCGTTCGTGGGCATGATGTTCCAGTCGCGTCAGATCCACGCGCGCCTCGGCGTGCTCGTCCTCATGGCCATCGGCGCGATCGGGCTCGCCGTCACCGGTGTGACGGTGGCACTCGCTCTGCCCGACGTACGCACCTGGATGCTTCTCATCCTCGTCGTGGCCACCGTGATCCTGGTCGGTCTCACGCTGCTCACGCCGAAAGCGCGTCTGCGGCTCACGAGGCTGGGCGACACGGTCGAGGTCATCGCACTCGCTCTGCTGCTGCCGCTCGGCGTCACGACGGCCGGACTCATCTGA
- a CDS encoding S8 family peptidase: MRRTRRGVIAAVGAMALAAAIAVPSSATAAAASGLWWFDRGKVQEAHDAGFDGAGIKIAVIDSQINPDVVGLRGANVTVDDSSYCFDATGQPYPAVSAEYGRSSHGTQVVSMIAGTGEAPAGGAPVKGVAPGAEVVFYSTGVLDGVLGEDGGDAECLQENGEELGDDGRFALDRAISDAAADGADIISISSGSSINMRQGLADAYASDAVVVAGMSNEDGISLWPAGLNGVVAVQAFGEDGKIQTGTNGKPNLAEDVVVAAPGVGLLLQGTPDSWDAQQIGSGTSFSTPIVAGFLAMVKQKYPDATAGQLIQSLIHNTGTKGEHEPEWNDSTGYGAASLTGMLAVDPSKYPDVNPLFDTEDTYAQPSLGDVNEAKAALGGGAQTSVPTDAPVAEQPDQQASPITPWLIGGGIVLLLLVIGGIILAIVLTRSSRRDTTEQGGNHGR, from the coding sequence ATGAGACGCACTCGCCGCGGAGTGATCGCGGCGGTCGGCGCTATGGCGCTGGCCGCCGCGATCGCGGTGCCCTCGAGCGCGACAGCGGCCGCCGCATCGGGTCTGTGGTGGTTCGATCGCGGCAAGGTCCAAGAGGCGCACGATGCGGGCTTCGACGGGGCGGGAATCAAGATCGCCGTGATCGACAGTCAGATCAACCCCGACGTGGTCGGGCTCCGCGGGGCGAACGTCACCGTCGATGACTCCTCCTACTGCTTCGACGCGACCGGCCAGCCGTATCCGGCGGTCTCTGCCGAGTACGGCAGGTCCTCTCACGGCACCCAGGTGGTCTCGATGATCGCCGGAACCGGCGAGGCTCCGGCCGGGGGTGCCCCGGTCAAGGGTGTGGCGCCGGGTGCAGAGGTGGTCTTCTACAGCACCGGCGTCCTCGACGGCGTCCTCGGCGAAGACGGCGGCGATGCGGAGTGCCTCCAGGAGAACGGCGAGGAGCTGGGCGACGACGGTCGTTTCGCTCTCGACCGCGCGATCTCGGACGCCGCGGCAGATGGCGCCGACATCATCTCGATCTCCTCCGGAAGCAGCATCAACATGCGGCAGGGTCTCGCCGACGCCTATGCCTCCGACGCGGTCGTCGTCGCCGGCATGTCGAACGAGGACGGGATCAGCCTGTGGCCCGCGGGGCTCAACGGAGTCGTCGCGGTGCAGGCCTTCGGTGAGGACGGCAAGATCCAGACCGGAACGAACGGCAAGCCGAACCTGGCGGAGGACGTCGTCGTCGCCGCACCCGGGGTCGGGCTCCTCCTGCAGGGGACCCCGGATTCCTGGGACGCCCAGCAGATCGGGTCGGGAACGTCGTTCTCGACGCCTATCGTCGCGGGCTTCCTCGCGATGGTCAAGCAGAAGTACCCGGATGCGACAGCAGGGCAGCTGATCCAGAGCCTGATCCACAACACGGGCACCAAGGGCGAGCACGAGCCGGAGTGGAACGACAGCACCGGGTATGGAGCGGCCTCCCTCACGGGGATGCTCGCGGTCGACCCGTCGAAATATCCTGACGTGAACCCGCTCTTCGACACCGAGGACACGTACGCGCAGCCGTCTCTCGGCGACGTGAACGAGGCGAAGGCGGCGCTCGGAGGCGGCGCGCAGACATCCGTCCCGACAGACGCGCCGGTCGCCGAGCAACCCGATCAGCAGGCATCGCCGATCACGCCCTGGCTCATCGGCGGAGGGATCGTCCTCCTGCTGCTGGTGATCGGCGGGATCATCCTCGCGATCGTACTGACACGCTCCTCACGACGAGACACCACCGAACAAGGGGGAAACCATGGCCGGTAA
- a CDS encoding SAV_915 family protein has protein sequence MTFEPLTPSQPMVPPVLYLPLSVTSTPEAQLVEIRELKDGRLALLAYTALDRLLTLAGERQPWILVRTEDLAEIKRAQPYDVVIFDLDVPASYRRDGAIA, from the coding sequence ATGACCTTCGAACCCCTAACGCCGTCTCAGCCGATGGTGCCGCCCGTGCTGTATCTGCCGTTGAGCGTGACGTCGACTCCGGAGGCGCAGCTCGTCGAGATCAGGGAGTTGAAGGACGGGCGACTCGCTCTCCTCGCATACACGGCGCTCGACCGGCTGCTGACGCTTGCGGGCGAACGGCAGCCGTGGATCCTGGTGCGCACCGAGGACCTCGCGGAGATCAAACGCGCGCAGCCGTACGACGTCGTGATCTTCGATCTCGATGTGCCCGCGTCGTATCGACGGGACGGGGCGATCGCATGA
- a CDS encoding recombinase family protein — protein sequence MSETIDPMKATASVDEALTSPLHLPHAAAECPKCFTELQQNRDFWLARPDGSRLVGLVVSREGMPSVVEQRDDLTRFGVPIEGFRHPAPDILESWSDRLSRLISTLKPGDVLVVANINALGRDSEEGARTAKELRRHGIIVKVLSHDARHLADATR from the coding sequence ATGAGCGAGACGATCGATCCCATGAAGGCGACGGCATCCGTCGACGAGGCCCTGACGAGCCCGCTGCATCTGCCGCACGCGGCTGCGGAGTGCCCCAAGTGCTTCACAGAACTGCAGCAGAATCGCGACTTCTGGCTCGCACGCCCTGACGGTTCACGTCTGGTCGGGCTCGTGGTCTCCCGCGAGGGCATGCCCTCGGTGGTCGAGCAGCGCGACGATCTCACACGTTTCGGGGTGCCGATCGAAGGATTCCGGCACCCCGCTCCCGACATCCTCGAGAGCTGGAGCGATCGGCTGTCGCGATTGATCAGCACACTGAAGCCCGGTGACGTCCTGGTCGTGGCGAACATCAACGCTCTCGGCCGCGACTCCGAAGAGGGCGCGCGTACCGCCAAGGAGCTGCGTCGCCACGGCATCATCGTCAAGGTGCTGAGTCACGACGCGCGTCATCTGGCCGACGCCACGCGCTGA
- the eccB gene encoding type VII secretion protein EccB, which yields MATKKDLIEAQGFSRRRLLSAFTGGAPGGKELDPAKPLRAVVAGVALTVGVILVGVFWGIMQPGLPGDWQNNRLIVATDTGARYVSVEGTLYPVINTASARLLIPAGEFKVVRTDQAALDGIPVGPSIGILGAPDDLPAPAALINSSWTACIDDTAGAAVSLSSAPIAEVSTGTGAVVQRGDELFVIADGKRHAVPADDANAVLRAVGLGTSDVLEVDGRWLNLFESGDELEPIRINGVGASVPGTDLRAGTIVHTQGSPADERYVALGTGELARLSPLAYQLYLLGSGQEVGAQQEVSPAEVADVETRPYIGGEDWPTLPLTTLAAGETPCAMLTDDAHTVLAATTTELPEQRSGVDVKVGGGALVEVTGGSEDAAGLAVLIDESGTAFAIPGAAAAQNAEESASGPIAQLGYSPDDVGQVSDAWIEFFAAGPALTSDAARESPGSGTD from the coding sequence ATGGCGACCAAGAAGGATCTGATCGAGGCCCAGGGCTTCAGCAGGCGCCGCCTCCTCTCGGCGTTCACCGGCGGAGCCCCCGGGGGCAAAGAGCTCGATCCCGCCAAGCCCCTGCGCGCGGTCGTCGCCGGAGTCGCACTCACGGTCGGCGTGATCCTCGTCGGGGTGTTCTGGGGAATCATGCAGCCCGGGCTCCCCGGCGACTGGCAGAACAACCGCCTGATCGTCGCCACCGACACCGGTGCCCGCTACGTCTCCGTCGAGGGCACGCTGTACCCGGTGATCAACACGGCCAGCGCGCGGCTTCTGATCCCCGCCGGAGAGTTCAAGGTGGTGCGCACGGATCAGGCGGCGCTCGACGGGATCCCGGTCGGCCCCTCGATCGGCATCCTCGGTGCGCCCGATGATCTGCCCGCGCCCGCGGCACTGATCAACTCCTCCTGGACAGCGTGCATCGACGACACGGCCGGCGCCGCCGTGTCACTGTCGAGCGCGCCGATCGCCGAGGTGTCGACGGGAACCGGTGCCGTCGTCCAGCGCGGCGACGAGCTGTTCGTGATCGCAGACGGCAAACGCCACGCAGTGCCCGCCGACGATGCCAACGCCGTGCTCCGCGCCGTCGGACTCGGCACCAGCGACGTCCTCGAGGTCGACGGACGATGGCTCAACCTCTTCGAGTCCGGTGACGAGCTCGAGCCGATCCGCATCAACGGCGTCGGCGCATCGGTGCCCGGAACGGATCTGAGAGCCGGCACGATCGTGCACACCCAGGGCAGCCCTGCCGACGAGCGCTACGTGGCGCTCGGCACCGGCGAGCTCGCCAGGCTCAGTCCCCTCGCATATCAGCTCTACCTCCTCGGCAGCGGCCAGGAGGTCGGTGCTCAGCAGGAGGTCTCCCCCGCCGAGGTCGCCGACGTGGAGACCCGCCCGTACATCGGGGGCGAGGACTGGCCGACGCTGCCGTTGACCACGCTCGCCGCCGGCGAGACGCCCTGCGCGATGCTCACCGATGACGCGCACACGGTGCTCGCGGCGACGACCACCGAGTTGCCCGAGCAGCGCTCCGGCGTCGATGTGAAGGTCGGTGGCGGCGCCCTCGTCGAGGTCACGGGTGGGTCCGAGGACGCGGCGGGTCTGGCCGTGCTCATCGACGAATCCGGCACCGCGTTCGCGATCCCCGGTGCTGCAGCAGCGCAGAACGCCGAGGAGTCCGCAAGCGGCCCCATCGCTCAGCTCGGGTACTCCCCCGATGACGTCGGACAGGTGTCGGACGCGTGGATCGAGTTCTTCGCCGCCGGCCCCGCGCTGACCTCCGATGCTGCGAGAGAGTCGCCCGGCTCGGGGACCGACTGA
- a CDS encoding WXG100 family type VII secretion target yields the protein MSVRPEQVNALAAQIRSGSQGIRSELDRLESEVSKLRAAWDGSAQQAYDQAQAKWNRSLSEMQQLLTQIAGKTEEISGQYVQTDKSAAGRFGA from the coding sequence ATGTCAGTTCGCCCGGAGCAGGTCAACGCTCTGGCAGCGCAGATCCGCAGCGGGTCGCAGGGTATTCGTTCCGAGCTGGACCGTCTCGAGTCCGAGGTCAGCAAGCTCCGTGCGGCGTGGGATGGTTCCGCGCAGCAGGCGTATGACCAGGCCCAGGCCAAGTGGAACCGTTCGCTGAGCGAGATGCAGCAGCTTCTCACGCAGATCGCGGGCAAGACCGAGGAGATCTCGGGCCAGTACGTCCAGACCGACAAGTCGGCCGCTGGGCGTTTCGGGGCCTGA